The following is a genomic window from Gammaproteobacteria bacterium.
AACCCGATCGTAACATTGACCATCGACGTGTACCTAACCTGCAGACGTTCTTCAAGCGTTACGGTAAAACGTTACCGGTAACACCGGAGGGAAAGGACTACAAGCCGGGTGATCTGGTCACTTGGATGTTGCCCCGCAACCTGCCTCATATTGGTATTGTTGTTGATCAATATTCCGCTGATGGCAAACGTCCCTTGATTGTACACAATATCGGTGCCGGACCGAAAATGGATGATATGTTGTTCGACTATAAAATAACCGGTCACTATCGTTTTACCGGCGGGTATGTTGCACAGTAGATATAGAGTTAGGAGCAATAAAACCCGCCGGTTCGTCTTTCAGGATGAAGCAAATCAAATCCCGCTTTGGCGGGCCCGTAACTGGATGTCGTGAGACAGGTCCAGCTGAGATAAAGGTGGTGGTAATCCGAGAAAGGAAATGCATTCTGCCGGCAGGTATTCGTAAGCCTTATTCAAAATGCGTTGTTCCTGTTCCGTGGTCAGGACCTGTCGTGAGGTGCCTACTTCACCCTGTCGAATTAAACCGCCCGGCTTAAACAGAGGTTTGTCCCCGTTTTGACGGCTGAATTTAATGCTGTTTTGTTTCATCCACTCAAAAGAGCACAGTTGTAATATTCGTTCCCGTTTGTCCCCATCCAAGGTCCAACCGAGATAGGCCAAAATACTATCAATCGCCTTGTTTAAGTCCCGCTTCAGGTCCTCATAACGC
Proteins encoded in this region:
- a CDS encoding DUF1287 domain-containing protein; amino-acid sequence: MPGPSVVQAEKSSFVSAFISAAKQRTQHSVRYDGSYRAIAYPNGDVPAHIGVCTDVVIRSYRQLGIDLQKLVHEDMQAHFKAYPSRRIWGLRKPDRNIDHRRVPNLQTFFKRYGKTLPVTPEGKDYKPGDLVTWMLPRNLPHIGIVVDQYSADGKRPLIVHNIGAGPKMDDMLFDYKITGHYRFTGGYVAQ